One part of the Arabidopsis thaliana chromosome 4, partial sequence genome encodes these proteins:
- the SMO1-1 gene encoding sterol-4alpha-methyl oxidase 1-1 (sterol-4alpha-methyl oxidase 1-1 (SMO1-1); CONTAINS InterPro DOMAIN/s: Fatty acid hydroxylase (InterPro:IPR006694); BEST Arabidopsis thaliana protein match is: sterol C4-methyl oxidase 1-2 (TAIR:AT4G22756.1); Has 2081 Blast hits to 2076 proteins in 340 species: Archae - 0; Bacteria - 283; Metazoa - 426; Fungi - 681; Plants - 428; Viruses - 3; Other Eukaryotes - 260 (source: NCBI BLink).): protein MIPYATVEEASIALGRNLTRLETLWFDYSATKSDYYLYCHNILFLFLVFSLVPLPLVFVELARSASGLFNRYKIQPKVNYSLSDMFKCYKDVMTMFILVVGPLQLVSYPSIQMIEIRSGLPLPTITEMLSQLVVYFLIEDYTNYWVHRFFHSKWGYDKIHRVHHEYTAPIGYAAPYAHWAEVLLLGIPTFMGPAIAPGHMITFWLWIALRQMEAIETHSGYDFPWSPTKYIPFYGGAEYHDYHHYVGGQSQSNFASVFTYCDYIYGTDKGYRFQKKLLEQIKESSKKSNKHNGGIKSD from the exons ATGATTCCTTACGCTACAGTCGAAGAAGCTTCAATCGCACTGGGACGAAACCTCACACGTCTCGAAACTCTATGGTTCGATTACTCCGCCACGAAGTCCGATTACTATCTCTACTGTCACAacattttgttcttgttcctCGTCTTCTCTCTCGTTCCTCTCCCTCTCGTTTTCGTCGAATTGGCTCGATCTGCTTCTGGTTTGTTTAATCGGTATAAGATCCAGCCTAAGGTTAATTACTCTTTATCTGATATGTTCAAATGTTACAAAGACGTCATGACGATGTTTATCCTCGTCGTTGGTCCATTGCAACTCGTTTCTTATCCTTCGATTCAG ATGATTGAGATACGATCTGGATTACCATTACCAACAATTACAGAGATGCTGTCACAGTTAGTAGTCTACTTCTTGATAGAAGACTACACTAACTACTGGGTACATAGATTCTTTCATAGTAAATGGGGATACGATAAGATTCATCGAGTTCATCACGAGTACACAGCTCCTATAGGATATGCTGCTCCTTATGCACATTGGGCTGAAGTTTTGCTTCTCGGAATCCCGACGTTTATGGGACCAGCTATTGCTCCTGGTCATATGATAACCTTTTGGTTGTGGATTGCTTTAAGGCAAATGGAAGCTATTGAGACTCACAGTGG ATATGATTTTCCATGGAGTCCAACAAAATACATCCCTTTCTACGGTGGTGCTGAGTACCATGACTATCATCACTACGTTGGAGGACAAAGTCAAAGCAACTTCGCTTCAGTGTTCACGTACTGTGATTACATTTATGGAACTGACAAG GGTTACAGATTCCAAAAGAAGCTTCTTGAGCAG ATCAAGGAGTCGTCGAAGAAGAGCAACAAGCATAACGGAGGAATAAAATCCGATTAG
- a CDS encoding Cullin family protein (Cullin family protein; FUNCTIONS IN: ubiquitin protein ligase binding; INVOLVED IN: ubiquitin-dependent protein catabolic process; LOCATED IN: cullin-RING ubiquitin ligase complex; CONTAINS InterPro DOMAIN/s: Cullin, N-terminal (InterPro:IPR001373), Cullin repeat-like-containing domain (InterPro:IPR016159); BEST Arabidopsis thaliana protein match is: cullin4 (TAIR:AT5G46210.1); Has 1267 Blast hits to 1267 proteins in 186 species: Archae - 0; Bacteria - 0; Metazoa - 680; Fungi - 268; Plants - 230; Viruses - 0; Other Eukaryotes - 89 (source: NCBI BLink).), with protein sequence MKRSISPDPFSSTKSPKLVHHSPDDGGAEGNPYRLPFTLSDENLSCLPISQAREPPPIFNLDPNSVKDTQDRNKLYLAKAWDLLKPAIKIILDDDEYKKPGDVLCFTTIFRAVKRACLGDPRQSELVFNLVKHECEPHIAELIQSLEKNCSGSDDPSVFLPHVYNRWLDFKRKMSLVSDVAMYQTLNGLTLWDVGQKLFHKQLSMAPQLQDQVITGILRLITDERLGKAANNTSDLLKNLMDMFRMQWQCTYVYKDPFLDSTSKFYAEEAEQVLQRSDISHYLKYVERTFLAEEEKCDKHYFFFSSSRSRLMKVLKSQLLEAHSSFLEEGFMLLMDESLIDDLRRMYRLFSMVDSEDYIDRILRAYILAKGEGARQEGSLQELHTSIDKIWHQCFGQDDLLDKTIRDCFEGFGLHVPGEFSDQLQWIDDDDDED encoded by the exons ATGAAACGCTCGATCAGCCCCGACCCTTTTTCCTCAACGAAGTCGCCGAAACTCGTTCACCACTCACCGGATGATGGAGGAGCAGAGGGCAATCCTTATCGTCTTCCTTTTACCTTAAGCGATGAAAACCTCTCATGCCTTCCTATCTCCCAGGCGAGGGAGCCTCCTCCTATCTTTAACTTGGATCCCAATTCTGTCAAAG ATACACAAGACAGAAACAAACTATACTTAGCAAAAGCTTGGGACTTGCTAAAGCCAGCGATCAAAATCATcttagatgatgatgaatacaAAAAGCCTGGCGACGTTCTCTGTTTCACTACGATTTTTAGAGCTGTTAAGCGTGCTTGCTTAGGCGATCCTCGACAATCAGAACTGGTTTTCAATCTTGTCAAGCATGAGTGTGAGCCTCACATTGCTGAGCTTATACAGTCTTTAGAAAAGAATTGCAGTGGCAGTGATGATCCCTCTGTGTTCTTGCCACACGTGTACAATCGCTGGCTAGACTTTAAAAGGAAGATGAGTCTTGTGTCTGACGTAGCCATGTATCAGACTCTTAATGGCTTGACATTGTGGGACGTGGGCCAGAAGCTTTTCCATAAACAACTCTCCATGGCCCCTCAACTTCAAGATCAAGTTATTACCGGCATATTAAGACTCATCACTGATGAAAG ATTAGGCAAGGCTGCGAACAACACGAGTGATCTCCTAAAGAATCTTATGGACATGTTCCGCATGCAGTGGCAGTGTACATATGTGTATAAGGACCCTTTTCTTGATTCCACTTCTAAGTTTTACGCCGAGGAAGCAGAGCAAGTCCTGCAGCGATCCGACATTTCCCACTACTTGAAATATGTCGAG AGGACTTTCCTTGCGGAAGAGGAAAAATGCGATAAgcattatttcttcttttcatcttCCCGGTCTCGACTAATGAAAGTCTTAAAGAGTCAGCTCCTGGAGGCGcactcttcttttcttgaagAGGGTTTTATGCTATTAATGGATGAGAGTCTCATCGATGACCTTAGAAGAATGTATCGTTTGTTCTCTATGGTAGATTCGGAGGATTATATAGACCGCATTCTGAGAGCCTACATTTTGGCAAAAGGAGAGGGAGCTAGGCAAGAAGGCTCCTTGCAGGAGTTGCATACTAGCATCGATAAGATATGGCATCAATGCTTTGGTCAGGACGATTTGTTGGATAAGACCATCAGAGACTGTTTTGAGGGTTTTGGTCTTCATGTGCCG GGTGAATTTTCGGATCAACTGCAGTGgatagatgatgatgatgatgaggattaA